The Mytilus edulis chromosome 4, xbMytEdul2.2, whole genome shotgun sequence nucleotide sequence taaatatttccttGTCCTGTCGAAAATCTTATTGGTTTTTTATTgatgaaacaaatattaattgaaaCGATACATAGAAACTAATTATATGACATAGGTTACTTATTTTGAATTGACCAGCCTTTTTCATATCACAATTAACTGATAGTGtcagtttttatcatttttatagtcgatattataaataattaacacaaatacaataaaaaaaatcctcaaaataaCTAAAAACGGATCAAAATACAAAACCTGAAGATACGAATTCCTGTCACTTTCACTGTTATTTCAGCAGTATTCGTCTTAAGAGTTATTTCAAAGGTACAGAAAAACATGATATTTTTCAAATCGATAATATAACTTAATACAATTGCAAACGAGAAATAGTTTTTTATATCAGTCTTTTGTGTaataatataaatacataatcACATTAGTAAACTTAAATCAATAGTTTGGTGTTAAAGATGTCATTTACGGATCCTTCTTCAATAGTAGTATTAGGCCTCAGTTCTTATGTATCTCATTaattaactttaaatttttcagaTTACCAAAAGAATGGCTTTCAtttaaaagaagatatttttagaatatctgaTCAGTTAGAAATTTTATCAACAGAACTGAAGACTTGTCGTTCAAAAACAATTGGGCCGACAAAGAATGAAAACGTTTTCCATGATAACCATGTTCTACAGAAACAAAACAGGAGACTGAAATCTGAGCTAAAAAGAGAAAAATCCAAAAAAGATAAGAGTTACttaggtatatttttattttctttctgtaTTCAATAGAACAACTTGTGAATATAGCAAATTGTGTTTGTTTTAATAACATTTaagaactaataaaaaaaattgaagttaCCAAACAACTCTTTCATTTCTACTACTTTTCCCTAACATTTATTCATTGTTAGACTTACTGATTACTTGCTTAAAATCTGAACTATTCATGCATTGGTTtccttaacttaaaaaaaaacagtacgcTATCGTGTAAATATGCTTCCAGGAGAACTTCTATAACAAAAAACCTTACGTTTTGTTAAGTTGACTGAACA carries:
- the LOC139521292 gene encoding uncharacterized protein; the encoded protein is MTERAVWESKDNDDCSDDDVNKGSDDVENDVPKNMTDTHSKLCNNGHILCYGTMVSVINIVITISICVTTVVFLPDYQKNGFHLKEDIFRISDQLEILSTELKTCRSKTIGPTKNENVFHDNHVLQKQNRRLKSELKREKSKKDKSYLGIFLFSFCIQ